From one Streptomyces chromofuscus genomic stretch:
- a CDS encoding PaaI family thioesterase, protein MGEQHQVKFPQEVIDEYATLGVDLPALFSAGHLGTRMGVQIVEASADRVVGTMPVEGNTQPYGLLHGGASAVLAETLGSVGSMLHGGSSKIAVGVDLNCTHHRGVRSGLVTGVATPVHQGRSTATYEIVISDEDGRRVCTARLTCLLRDVRPGDGEHIRTAG, encoded by the coding sequence ATGGGCGAGCAGCACCAGGTGAAGTTCCCGCAAGAGGTCATCGACGAGTACGCGACACTCGGCGTCGACCTGCCCGCCCTGTTCTCCGCCGGGCACCTGGGCACGCGCATGGGCGTGCAGATCGTGGAGGCCTCGGCGGACCGCGTCGTCGGCACGATGCCGGTGGAGGGCAACACCCAACCGTACGGCCTGCTGCACGGCGGCGCGTCCGCGGTGCTCGCCGAGACCCTCGGCTCGGTCGGCTCCATGCTGCACGGGGGCAGCTCCAAGATCGCCGTCGGCGTCGACCTGAACTGCACCCACCACCGGGGCGTCCGCTCCGGCCTGGTGACCGGCGTGGCCACGCCCGTGCACCAGGGGCGCTCCACGGCGACGTACGAGATCGTGATCAGCGACGAGGACGGCCGCCGCGTGTGCACGGCCCGCCTGACCTGCCTGCTGCGGGACGTGCGGCCGGGCGACGGCGAGCACATACGCACGGCGGGCTGA
- a CDS encoding branched-chain amino acid ABC transporter substrate-binding protein, which yields MRQRSLIAMTAALAAGALTLTACGSRDGDGGSDSNGGGTTVVIGIDAPLTGDLSALGLGIKNSVDLAAKTANKEKYVEGVTFKVEALDDQAQPSAGQQNATKFVANKDVLGVVGPLNSSVAESMQKVFDDAKLVQVSPANTNPALTQGPDWQTSKARPYKSYFRTATTDAIQGPFAAQYVYNDAKKKKVFVIDDKKTYGAGLAATFSEEFEKLGGKVVGTEHIDPETKDFSAVATKVKSSGADVVYYGGEYPQAGPLSKQIKAAGAKIPLVGGDGIYSADFIKLAGASGTGDLATSVGAPVEDLPSAKEFVANYEAAGYKEAYEAYGGYSYDSAWAIIEAVKQVVEGNNGELPDDARAKVTEAMQGVTFDGVTGKVSFDEFGDATNKQLTVYSVENGAWKAAKSGTYEG from the coding sequence GTGCGTCAACGTTCGCTCATCGCCATGACCGCCGCTCTGGCGGCGGGAGCGCTCACTCTCACCGCCTGCGGTTCGCGTGACGGGGACGGCGGCTCGGACTCCAACGGCGGCGGCACCACCGTCGTCATCGGTATCGACGCCCCGCTGACCGGCGACCTGTCCGCTCTCGGTCTGGGCATCAAGAACTCCGTGGACCTGGCCGCCAAGACGGCCAACAAGGAGAAGTACGTCGAGGGCGTCACCTTCAAGGTCGAGGCCCTCGACGACCAGGCGCAGCCCTCCGCGGGTCAGCAGAACGCCACCAAGTTCGTCGCCAACAAGGACGTCCTCGGTGTGGTCGGCCCGCTGAACTCCTCCGTGGCCGAGTCCATGCAGAAGGTCTTCGACGACGCCAAGCTCGTGCAGGTCTCGCCGGCCAACACCAACCCGGCCCTGACCCAGGGCCCGGACTGGCAGACCTCGAAGGCGCGTCCGTACAAGTCGTACTTCCGCACCGCGACCACGGACGCCATCCAGGGCCCGTTCGCCGCGCAGTACGTCTACAACGACGCCAAGAAGAAGAAGGTCTTCGTCATCGACGACAAGAAGACCTACGGCGCGGGCCTCGCCGCCACCTTCTCCGAGGAGTTCGAGAAGCTCGGCGGCAAGGTCGTCGGCACCGAACACATCGACCCCGAGACCAAGGACTTCTCCGCGGTCGCGACCAAGGTCAAGAGCTCCGGCGCCGACGTCGTCTACTACGGCGGCGAGTACCCGCAGGCCGGCCCGCTCAGCAAGCAGATCAAGGCCGCCGGCGCCAAGATCCCGCTGGTCGGCGGTGACGGCATCTACAGCGCCGACTTCATCAAGCTGGCCGGCGCCAGCGGCACCGGCGACCTCGCCACCTCCGTCGGCGCCCCGGTCGAAGACCTCCCCTCCGCCAAGGAGTTCGTCGCCAACTACGAGGCCGCGGGCTACAAGGAGGCCTACGAGGCCTACGGCGGTTACTCCTACGACTCGGCCTGGGCCATCATCGAGGCCGTCAAGCAGGTCGTCGAGGGCAACAACGGCGAACTGCCGGACGACGCCCGCGCCAAGGTCACCGAGGCCATGCAGGGTGTCACCTTCGACGGTGTGACCGGCAAGGTCTCCTTCGACGAGTTCGGTGACGCCACCAACAAGCAGCTCACCGTGTACTCCGTGGAGAACGGCGCCTGGAAGGCCGCCAAGTCCGGCACCTACGAGGGCTGA
- a CDS encoding FdhF/YdeP family oxidoreductase, which yields MATKPPKADPVQDAPQVAEPQHAAAGLPAIGHTLRIAQQQMGVRRTALTLLSVNQKDGFDCPGCAWPEPDHRHKAEFCENGAKAVAEEATLRRVTPEFFAAHPVADLATRSGYWLGQQGRLTHPMYLPEGAEHYEPVTWERAFDIVAEEIAALSSPDEAVFYTSGRTSNEAAFLYQLFARELGTNNLPDCSNMCHESSGSALSETIGIGKGSVLLEDLYRADLIVVAGQNPGTNHPRMLSALEKAKANGARIISVNPLPEAGLERFKNPQTPKGLTSGSSLTDLFLQIRIGGDQALFRLLNKLIVETEGAVDEEFVREHTHGYEEFAAAARAADWDETLTATGLAPRQIHEALEMVLASERTIVCWAMGLTQHKHAVPTIREVVNFLLLRGNIGRPGAGVCPVRGHSNVQGDRTMGIFERPAPAFLDALEREFGFAPPREHGYDVVRAIRALRDGEAKVFFAMGGNFVSASPDTEVTEAAMRRARLTVHVSTKLNRSHVVTGARALILPTLGRTERDLQGSGEQFVTVEDSMGMVHASRGRLEPASAHLLSEPAIVCRMARRVLGERSLTPWEEFEKDYATVRDRIARVVPGFEDFNARVARPGGFALPHAPRDERRFPTATGKANFTAAPVEYPRLPEGRLLLQTLRSHDQYNTTIYGLDDRYRGIRNGRRIVLVNPEDARELGIADGSYVDLVSEWTDGVERRAPGFRVVHYPTARGCAAAYYPETNVLVPLDATADVSNTPASKSVVVRLEQSATD from the coding sequence GCGGCCGGGCTGCCCGCCATCGGGCACACCCTGCGCATCGCCCAGCAGCAGATGGGCGTCCGGCGCACCGCGCTGACGCTCCTCAGCGTCAACCAGAAGGACGGCTTCGACTGCCCCGGCTGCGCCTGGCCGGAGCCGGACCACCGGCACAAGGCGGAGTTCTGTGAGAACGGGGCGAAGGCGGTCGCCGAGGAGGCCACCCTGCGCCGGGTCACCCCGGAGTTCTTCGCCGCCCACCCGGTCGCCGACCTCGCGACCCGCAGTGGCTACTGGCTCGGGCAGCAGGGCCGGCTCACGCACCCCATGTACCTGCCCGAGGGGGCGGAGCACTACGAGCCGGTCACGTGGGAGCGCGCCTTCGACATCGTCGCCGAGGAGATCGCCGCGCTCTCCTCCCCCGACGAGGCCGTCTTCTACACCTCGGGACGGACCAGCAACGAGGCCGCGTTCCTGTACCAGCTGTTCGCGCGCGAGCTCGGCACGAACAACCTGCCCGACTGCTCGAACATGTGCCACGAGTCGTCCGGCTCGGCGCTGTCGGAGACCATCGGCATCGGCAAGGGCAGCGTCCTGCTGGAGGACCTGTACCGGGCGGACCTGATCGTCGTGGCCGGGCAGAACCCCGGCACCAACCATCCGCGCATGCTCTCCGCCCTGGAGAAGGCCAAGGCGAACGGCGCGCGGATCATCAGCGTCAATCCGCTGCCCGAGGCGGGCCTGGAGCGGTTCAAGAACCCGCAGACGCCCAAGGGCCTGACCAGCGGGTCCTCGCTCACGGACCTGTTCCTGCAGATCCGCATCGGCGGCGACCAGGCCCTGTTCCGCCTCCTCAACAAGCTGATCGTGGAGACCGAGGGCGCCGTCGACGAGGAGTTCGTCCGCGAACACACCCACGGGTACGAGGAGTTCGCCGCCGCCGCCCGCGCCGCCGACTGGGACGAGACGCTCACGGCGACCGGCCTCGCACCCCGGCAGATCCACGAGGCCCTGGAGATGGTCCTCGCCTCCGAGCGCACCATCGTCTGCTGGGCGATGGGCCTCACCCAGCACAAGCACGCGGTGCCGACCATCCGCGAGGTGGTCAACTTCCTCCTGCTGCGCGGCAACATCGGCCGTCCCGGCGCGGGCGTGTGCCCGGTGCGCGGCCACTCCAACGTCCAGGGCGACCGCACCATGGGCATCTTCGAACGCCCGGCACCCGCCTTCCTGGACGCCCTGGAGCGCGAGTTCGGGTTCGCTCCGCCGCGCGAGCACGGCTACGACGTCGTACGCGCCATCCGCGCCCTGCGCGACGGCGAGGCGAAGGTCTTCTTCGCCATGGGCGGCAATTTCGTCTCCGCCTCCCCCGACACCGAGGTCACCGAGGCCGCGATGCGGCGTGCCCGCCTCACGGTGCACGTGTCGACGAAGCTCAACCGCAGCCACGTCGTCACGGGCGCGCGGGCGCTGATCCTGCCCACCCTGGGCCGCACCGAGCGCGACCTCCAGGGCAGCGGTGAGCAGTTCGTGACGGTCGAGGACTCCATGGGCATGGTGCACGCGTCCCGCGGCCGTCTGGAGCCCGCGAGCGCGCATCTGCTGTCCGAACCGGCCATCGTCTGCCGCATGGCACGCCGCGTGCTGGGCGAGCGCAGCCTCACCCCGTGGGAGGAGTTCGAGAAGGACTACGCCACGGTCCGCGACCGCATCGCCCGCGTGGTCCCCGGTTTCGAGGACTTCAACGCGCGTGTGGCCCGCCCCGGCGGCTTCGCCCTGCCGCACGCCCCGCGCGACGAGCGCCGCTTCCCGACGGCCACCGGCAAGGCCAACTTCACCGCGGCGCCCGTCGAGTACCCGAGGCTGCCCGAGGGCCGGCTGCTGCTGCAGACCCTGCGCTCGCACGACCAGTACAACACCACGATCTACGGCCTCGACGACCGCTACCGGGGCATCAGGAACGGCCGCCGGATCGTCCTCGTGAACCCCGAGGACGCGCGCGAGCTGGGGATCGCCGACGGCTCGTACGTCGACCTCGTCAGCGAGTGGACGGACGGCGTGGAGCGCCGGGCGCCCGGTTTCCGGGTCGTGCACTACCCGACCGCGCGGGGCTGCGCCGCCGCCTACTACCCCGAGACGAACGTCCTCGTCCCGCTGGACGCCACCGCCGACGTCAGCAACACCCCGGCCAGCAAGTCCGTCGTCGTCCGTCTGGAACAATCGGCGACCGACTGA
- a CDS encoding ABC transporter ATP-binding protein: MTALLEVEDLRVAYGKIEAVKGISFKVDAGEVVTLIGTNGAGKTTTLRTLSGLLKPVGGQIRFNGKSLKKTPAHQIVSLGLAHSPEGRHIFPRMTIEDNLRLGAFLRNDKPGIEKDIQRAYDLFPILGERRKQAAGTLSGGEQQMLAMGRALMSQPKLLMLDEPSMGLSPIMMQKIMATIAELKSQGTTILLVEQNAQAALSLADHGHVMEVGSIVLSGSGQDLLHDESVRKAYLGED; encoded by the coding sequence ATGACCGCACTGCTCGAAGTCGAGGACCTCCGGGTCGCGTACGGCAAGATCGAGGCCGTCAAGGGCATCTCGTTCAAGGTCGACGCCGGCGAGGTCGTCACCCTCATCGGCACCAACGGCGCCGGCAAGACCACCACCCTGCGCACCCTGTCGGGCCTGCTCAAGCCCGTCGGCGGCCAGATCCGCTTCAACGGCAAGTCGCTGAAGAAGACCCCCGCCCACCAGATCGTCTCCCTCGGACTCGCCCACTCCCCCGAGGGCCGGCACATCTTCCCGCGCATGACGATCGAGGACAACCTGCGCCTCGGCGCGTTCCTGCGCAACGACAAGCCCGGCATCGAGAAGGACATCCAGCGCGCCTACGACCTCTTCCCCATCCTCGGGGAACGGCGCAAGCAGGCCGCCGGCACCCTCTCGGGCGGTGAGCAGCAGATGCTGGCGATGGGCCGCGCCCTGATGTCCCAGCCCAAGCTGCTCATGCTGGACGAGCCGTCGATGGGCCTGTCCCCGATCATGATGCAGAAGATCATGGCGACCATCGCCGAGCTGAAGTCCCAGGGCACGACCATCCTCCTGGTCGAGCAGAACGCCCAGGCCGCGCTGTCCCTGGCCGACCACGGCCATGTGATGGAGGTCGGCAGCATCGTCCTGTCCGGCAGCGGCCAGGACCTCCTGCACGACGAGTCGGTCCGCAAGGCCTACCTCGGCGAGGACTGA
- a CDS encoding ANTAR domain-containing response regulator, which translates to MTAPESPQPVDVPDDDKSHVPPMTTRVVIAEDEALIRLDLKEMLEEEGYTVVGEAGDGEQAVELAREHRPDLVILDVKMPKLDGISAAERITEESIAPVLMLTAFSQRDLVERARDAGAMAYLVKPFSKSDVVPAIEMAVSRYTQLKELEKEVADLSQRLETRKLVDRAKSVLQTEYGLTEPAAFRWIQKTSMDRRMSMQQVAEAVIQDAAEKRAAKG; encoded by the coding sequence GTGACCGCCCCCGAGTCGCCCCAGCCCGTTGACGTGCCCGACGACGACAAGTCGCACGTGCCTCCGATGACCACCCGTGTCGTCATCGCCGAGGACGAGGCCCTGATCCGGCTCGATCTCAAGGAGATGCTGGAGGAGGAGGGCTACACGGTCGTCGGCGAGGCCGGTGACGGTGAGCAGGCCGTGGAGCTGGCCCGGGAGCACCGGCCCGATCTGGTGATCCTCGATGTGAAGATGCCGAAGCTCGACGGCATCTCCGCCGCGGAGAGGATCACGGAGGAGTCCATCGCGCCGGTCCTCATGCTCACCGCCTTCTCGCAGCGCGACCTGGTCGAGCGCGCCCGTGACGCGGGTGCGATGGCGTATCTGGTGAAGCCGTTCAGCAAGAGTGACGTGGTGCCGGCGATCGAGATGGCGGTGTCGCGGTACACGCAGCTGAAGGAGCTGGAGAAGGAGGTCGCCGACCTCTCGCAGCGGCTGGAGACGCGCAAGCTGGTGGACCGGGCGAAGTCGGTCCTCCAGACGGAGTACGGGCTGACCGAGCCGGCGGCGTTCCGGTGGATTCAGAAGACGTCGATGGACCGGCGGATGTCCATGCAGCAGGTCGCGGAGGCGGTCATCCAGGACGCCGCGGAGAAGAGGGCGGCCAAGGGCTGA
- a CDS encoding helix-turn-helix domain-containing protein produces the protein MYDIGTRERALELVAQGRSVNSVSKETGISCAAIRSWLKRITPLPRTRHQCSICGPTAEPPADRAAYSYLLGLYPGDGCISPGRKSGYFLRIACADSWPGLIAACAAAVEVINPNGKSYRVQAVGYTSIVAYSQHWPCLFPQHGPGKKHERAIVLQPWQQEIVDGHPWEFIRGLIHSDGCRVTNWTTRMVGGERKRYEYPRYFFTNVSADIRRLYTDTLDKLGVAWTICTRDGTPYNISVARKTSVALMDAHVGPKH, from the coding sequence ATGTACGACATCGGCACACGCGAGCGAGCCCTGGAGCTGGTGGCACAAGGACGCAGCGTCAATTCCGTCAGCAAGGAGACCGGGATTTCATGCGCGGCAATCCGATCCTGGCTGAAGCGCATCACCCCGCTCCCACGGACGCGACACCAGTGCTCGATATGCGGCCCGACGGCCGAACCGCCCGCTGACCGAGCGGCCTACAGCTACCTGCTCGGTCTCTATCCCGGCGACGGCTGTATCAGCCCCGGAAGGAAAAGCGGCTACTTCCTCCGGATCGCGTGCGCCGACTCCTGGCCCGGCCTCATCGCCGCCTGCGCCGCCGCCGTCGAAGTCATCAACCCCAACGGGAAGTCCTACCGCGTCCAAGCGGTGGGCTACACCTCGATCGTCGCCTACAGCCAACACTGGCCCTGCCTCTTCCCGCAGCACGGCCCCGGCAAGAAGCACGAGCGCGCCATCGTCCTTCAGCCCTGGCAGCAGGAGATCGTCGACGGCCACCCCTGGGAATTCATCCGCGGTCTCATCCACTCGGACGGCTGCCGTGTCACCAACTGGACGACCCGCATGGTCGGCGGCGAACGCAAGCGCTACGAATACCCGCGGTACTTCTTCACCAACGTCTCCGCCGACATCCGCCGCCTCTACACCGACACCCTCGACAAGCTCGGCGTCGCGTGGACGATCTGCACCCGCGACGGGACCCCCTACAACATCTCCGTCGCCCGCAAAACCTCCGTAGCCCTCATGGACGCCCACGTAGGCCCCAAGCACTGA
- a CDS encoding ABC transporter ATP-binding protein yields MTTDTITTGETVLDARGVTMRFGGLTAVRNVDLQVNSGEIVGLIGPNGAGKTTFFNCLTGLYIPTEGEVRYKGTVLPPKSFKVTAAGIARTFQNIRLFANMTVLENVLVGRHTRTKEGLWSALLRGPGFHKAEAASRERAMELLEFVGLAAKAEHLARNLPYGEQRKLEIARALASEPGLLLLDEPTAGMNPQETRATEELVFAIRDKGIAVLVIEHDMRFIFNLCDRVAVLVQGEKLVEGDSATVQGDERVVAAYLGEPFEGDPGATEAAEVEAAEAQADTTSSGKENDR; encoded by the coding sequence ATGACAACCGACACCATCACCACCGGGGAGACCGTCCTCGACGCCCGCGGCGTCACCATGCGGTTCGGCGGTCTGACCGCGGTCCGCAACGTCGACCTCCAGGTCAACAGCGGCGAGATCGTCGGTCTCATCGGCCCCAACGGCGCCGGCAAGACCACCTTCTTCAACTGCCTGACCGGCCTCTACATCCCCACCGAGGGCGAGGTCCGCTACAAGGGCACCGTCCTGCCGCCCAAGTCCTTCAAGGTCACGGCGGCGGGCATCGCCCGCACCTTCCAGAACATCCGTCTGTTCGCCAACATGACGGTCCTGGAAAACGTGCTCGTCGGCCGCCACACCCGCACCAAGGAAGGCCTCTGGTCCGCACTCCTGCGCGGCCCCGGCTTCCACAAGGCGGAGGCCGCCTCCCGCGAACGCGCCATGGAACTCCTGGAGTTCGTCGGCCTCGCGGCCAAGGCCGAACACCTCGCGCGCAACCTGCCCTACGGCGAACAGCGCAAGCTGGAGATCGCGCGAGCACTGGCGAGCGAGCCCGGCCTGCTGCTCCTCGACGAGCCCACCGCGGGCATGAACCCGCAGGAGACACGGGCCACCGAGGAACTGGTCTTCGCCATCCGCGACAAGGGCATCGCCGTCCTCGTCATCGAGCACGACATGCGCTTCATCTTCAACCTCTGCGACCGCGTCGCCGTCCTCGTCCAGGGCGAGAAACTCGTCGAGGGCGACAGCGCCACCGTCCAGGGCGACGAACGCGTCGTCGCCGCGTACCTGGGCGAGCCGTTCGAAGGCGACCCCGGCGCCACCGAGGCGGCGGAGGTCGAGGCCGCCGAGGCACAGGCCGACACCACGTCGTCCGGCAAGGAGAACGACCGATGA
- a CDS encoding branched-chain amino acid ABC transporter permease, which produces MNELPQQLVNGLLLGSMYGLVAIGYTMVYGIVQLINFAHGEIFMMGGFGALTVYLYVLPDGTSLWVALPLMLIGGIIVAVLVAVGAERFAYRPLRTAPRLAPLITAIGLSLALQQAVWAWYPDARSAITFPQIDGGPFEIGSVTIQTGDVFLLVAAPISMAILAYFVMKTRTGRGMQATAQDPDTAKLMGINTDRIIVVAFALGAAFAAVGAVAYGLKYGEVQFRMGFILGLKAFTAAVLGGIGNIYGAMLGGLVLGVAEALSTAYISDIPGMDQFGSQSWANVWAFVLLILVLLFRPQGLLGERVADRA; this is translated from the coding sequence GTGAACGAACTGCCGCAGCAGCTGGTCAACGGCCTGCTACTAGGATCCATGTACGGGCTGGTCGCCATCGGCTACACGATGGTCTATGGCATCGTCCAGCTCATCAACTTCGCCCACGGCGAGATCTTCATGATGGGTGGCTTCGGCGCCCTCACCGTCTACCTGTACGTGCTGCCCGACGGCACGTCCCTGTGGGTGGCGCTCCCGCTGATGCTCATCGGAGGCATCATCGTCGCCGTCCTTGTCGCCGTGGGAGCGGAACGGTTCGCCTACCGCCCCCTGCGCACGGCCCCACGCCTCGCGCCCCTCATCACCGCCATCGGTCTCTCCCTCGCGCTGCAGCAGGCGGTGTGGGCCTGGTACCCCGACGCCCGCTCCGCCATCACGTTCCCGCAGATCGACGGCGGCCCCTTCGAGATCGGCAGCGTCACGATCCAGACGGGTGACGTCTTCCTGCTGGTCGCGGCCCCGATCAGCATGGCGATCCTCGCCTACTTCGTGATGAAGACCCGCACCGGCCGCGGCATGCAGGCCACCGCGCAGGACCCGGACACCGCCAAGCTCATGGGCATCAACACCGACCGCATCATCGTGGTCGCCTTCGCCCTCGGCGCCGCGTTCGCCGCCGTCGGAGCCGTCGCCTACGGCCTCAAGTACGGCGAGGTCCAGTTCCGCATGGGCTTCATCCTCGGCCTCAAGGCCTTCACCGCCGCGGTCCTCGGCGGCATCGGCAACATCTACGGCGCCATGCTCGGCGGTCTGGTCCTCGGCGTGGCCGAAGCCCTGTCGACCGCCTACATCTCCGACATCCCCGGCATGGACCAGTTCGGCAGCCAGTCCTGGGCCAACGTCTGGGCGTTCGTACTCCTCATCCTCGTACTCCTGTTCAGGCCCCAGGGTCTGCTCGGCGAGCGCGTCGCGGACAGGGCGTGA
- a CDS encoding branched-chain amino acid ABC transporter permease, protein MTTQTTAPGTPRQVDAGQHAGLIGIPPQTGRALATAGGVLTIASTFLAWTWTSEFPGDLTVYGYPGGLQVLVLIGGLLTTLFGVASYGVKGLGWLTPAGADSALKLSALGAFATAWYTIIAMTVQLGGLVNLEPGGWVVAIATLVALLGAIALPFDWPAAEPADPEDTLKERLLHQWRQILAVVKAAFATGTAAPARKLPAYAEILVIVAALALGLTVFTYGIGTEYDELFVGFLITAGFGFAAAAKAGLVGRVSALTAKHRNVTMIGAFVAAAAFPFTQSDDQYATIGVYILIFATVALGLNIVVGLAGLLDLGYVAFLGVGAYTAAMVSGSPSSPFDIQLPFWASALLGAAVAMVFGVIIGAPTLRLRGDYLAIVTLGFGEIFRITVLNMDGTSGPDITNGSNGISSIPNLNILGFDFGQEHTIAGFTIARFANYFLLMLLITLVVVIVFRRSSDSRIGRAWIAIREDETAALAMGINGFRVKLIAFALGAALAGLAGTVQAHVTYTVTPEQYQFAHVVPPNSAFLLAAVVLGGMGTISGPLVGAALLYLIPAKLQFLGDYQLFAFGLALVLLMRFRPEGLIPNRRRQLEFHEETEAPTVLSKAGA, encoded by the coding sequence ATGACCACACAGACCACAGCACCGGGGACCCCTCGCCAGGTCGACGCCGGCCAGCACGCCGGACTCATCGGAATCCCCCCGCAGACCGGTCGCGCCCTCGCCACCGCCGGTGGTGTCCTGACGATCGCCTCGACCTTCCTCGCCTGGACCTGGACGTCCGAGTTCCCCGGTGACCTCACCGTCTACGGCTACCCCGGCGGCCTGCAGGTCCTCGTCCTCATCGGCGGCCTCCTCACCACGCTGTTCGGTGTCGCCTCCTACGGCGTCAAGGGCCTCGGCTGGCTCACCCCCGCCGGCGCCGACAGCGCCCTGAAGCTGTCCGCGCTCGGCGCCTTCGCCACCGCCTGGTACACGATCATCGCGATGACGGTCCAGCTCGGCGGCCTGGTCAACCTCGAACCGGGCGGCTGGGTCGTGGCGATCGCCACCCTCGTGGCCCTGCTCGGCGCAATCGCCCTGCCGTTCGACTGGCCGGCCGCGGAGCCCGCCGACCCCGAGGACACGCTCAAGGAGCGCCTGCTGCACCAGTGGCGGCAGATCCTCGCCGTCGTCAAGGCCGCCTTCGCCACCGGCACCGCCGCGCCCGCGCGCAAACTGCCGGCGTACGCCGAGATCCTCGTCATCGTCGCCGCGCTCGCCCTCGGCCTGACCGTCTTCACCTACGGCATCGGCACCGAGTACGACGAACTCTTCGTCGGCTTCCTCATCACCGCCGGCTTCGGCTTCGCCGCCGCCGCCAAGGCCGGCCTCGTGGGCCGCGTCTCGGCCCTCACGGCCAAGCACCGCAACGTGACGATGATCGGCGCGTTCGTCGCGGCCGCCGCCTTCCCCTTCACCCAGTCCGACGACCAGTACGCGACGATCGGCGTCTACATCCTGATCTTCGCCACCGTCGCCCTCGGCCTGAACATCGTCGTCGGCCTCGCCGGGCTCCTCGACCTCGGATACGTCGCCTTCCTCGGCGTCGGCGCGTACACCGCCGCCATGGTCTCCGGATCGCCGTCCTCCCCCTTCGACATCCAACTGCCGTTCTGGGCCTCCGCCCTGCTCGGCGCCGCCGTCGCCATGGTCTTCGGCGTCATCATCGGCGCCCCCACCCTGCGCCTGCGCGGCGACTACCTCGCCATCGTGACGCTCGGCTTCGGTGAGATCTTCCGGATCACCGTCCTCAACATGGACGGCACCTCCGGCCCCGACATCACCAACGGCTCCAACGGCATCTCCTCCATCCCCAACCTCAACATCCTGGGCTTCGACTTCGGCCAGGAACACACCATCGCCGGCTTCACCATCGCGCGGTTCGCCAACTACTTCCTGCTGATGCTCCTCATCACGCTGGTCGTCGTGATCGTCTTCCGCCGCAGCAGCGACTCCCGCATCGGCCGCGCCTGGATCGCCATCCGCGAGGACGAGACCGCCGCCCTCGCCATGGGCATCAACGGCTTCCGGGTCAAGCTCATCGCCTTCGCCCTCGGCGCCGCGCTCGCCGGCCTCGCGGGCACGGTGCAGGCACACGTGACCTACACGGTCACGCCCGAGCAGTACCAGTTCGCCCACGTCGTCCCGCCCAACTCGGCGTTCCTGCTGGCCGCGGTGGTCCTCGGCGGCATGGGCACCATCAGCGGCCCCCTCGTCGGCGCCGCGCTGCTCTACCTCATCCCCGCCAAGCTCCAGTTCCTCGGCGACTACCAACTCTTCGCCTTCGGTCTCGCACTGGTCCTGCTGATGCGCTTCCGTCCGGAAGGGCTCATCCCCAACCGGCGCCGCCAGTTGGAGTTCCACGAAGAGACGGAAGCACCCACAGTCCTCAGCAAGGCAGGGGCCTGA